A region of candidate division KSB1 bacterium DNA encodes the following proteins:
- the idi gene encoding isopentenyl-diphosphate Delta-isomerase, which translates to MSESVILVDEYDNQIGVEEKLTAHREGRLHRAFSVFIFNDQGEMLLQKRAANKYHSGGLWTNACCSHPRPGETVEQAARRRLREEMGFDCGLKKAFHFIYKADLDGDLIEHEFDHVFIGHYNGAISPDASEVAEYRWIGAQALRNAVKESQENYTVWFKLAFERALKFEATNR; encoded by the coding sequence ATGAGCGAATCAGTCATCCTCGTCGATGAGTACGATAATCAAATCGGCGTTGAAGAAAAACTCACAGCTCATCGCGAAGGCAGGTTGCACCGCGCCTTTTCGGTTTTCATTTTCAATGATCAAGGCGAAATGCTTTTGCAGAAACGCGCCGCCAACAAGTATCACTCCGGCGGGCTGTGGACGAACGCCTGTTGCAGCCATCCGCGCCCCGGGGAAACAGTTGAGCAGGCAGCGCGCCGGCGTTTGCGCGAGGAAATGGGGTTTGATTGCGGTTTGAAAAAAGCCTTTCATTTTATTTATAAAGCCGATCTCGACGGCGATTTGATCGAGCATGAATTTGACCATGTTTTTATCGGCCATTACAACGGCGCCATTTCTCCCGACGCCAGCGAAGTCGCGGAATATCGCTGGATCGGAGCACAGGCCTTGCGCAACGCTGTAAAAGAATCGCAGGAAAATTATACGGTGTGGTTCAAGCTGGCGTTTGAGCGCGCGTTGAAATTTGAAGCAACGAATCGGTGA